One part of the Dyadobacter sp. 676 genome encodes these proteins:
- a CDS encoding alpha-isopropylmalate synthase regulatory domain-containing protein, which produces MNSRYIEIMDTTLRDGEQTSGVSFSASEKLTIAQILLQEVKVDRIEVASARVSEGEFQAVKKITDWAGANGFLDKIEVLTFVDGDASINWMVQAGAKVMNLLTKGSLNHLTHQLKKSPGEHFEDIRSVVELAETKGIQCNVYLEDWSNGMRNSKDYVFQSLDFLVTLPIKRILLPDTLGILTPFESYTFVKEIVDRYPGRHFEFHGHNDYDLGVANVMEALRAGVHGLHLTVNGMGERTGNAPLASTIAVINDMLPECATAVNEKSLYSISKLVETFSGIRIPANKPIVGESVFTQTAGIHADGDKKNNLYFSKLMPERFGRQRLYALGKTSGKANIENNLRDLGISLSDADLKKVTQRIIELGDKKEVVTPEDLPYIISDILDSNAVEEKVVITNYVLTHSKNLKPSATLQICFGEEVFEENAQGDGQYDAFMNALKKIYAKKGIDLPMLTDYTVRIPPGGKTDALCETIITWEINGKEVKTRGLDSDQTFAAIQATQKMLNLIGVPENKITPEPLADALS; this is translated from the coding sequence ATGAACAGCCGCTATATTGAAATAATGGACACGACACTTCGCGATGGTGAGCAAACCAGCGGGGTGTCGTTTTCCGCGTCAGAAAAACTGACCATCGCCCAGATCCTCTTGCAGGAAGTGAAGGTCGACCGTATTGAAGTGGCCTCGGCACGCGTGTCGGAAGGGGAATTCCAGGCGGTGAAGAAAATTACGGATTGGGCCGGTGCCAATGGTTTTCTGGATAAAATTGAAGTGCTCACATTCGTCGACGGCGATGCCTCCATTAACTGGATGGTGCAGGCCGGGGCGAAGGTGATGAACCTCCTCACGAAGGGGTCGCTGAACCATTTGACACATCAGCTCAAAAAATCGCCAGGGGAGCATTTCGAAGACATTCGCAGTGTGGTCGAACTGGCCGAGACGAAGGGCATTCAATGCAATGTGTACCTCGAAGATTGGAGCAACGGCATGCGTAATTCGAAGGATTATGTATTTCAATCGCTTGATTTTCTGGTTACACTGCCTATTAAAAGAATTTTGCTGCCCGACACTTTGGGCATTCTGACACCATTCGAATCTTATACATTCGTCAAAGAGATTGTAGACCGATATCCCGGCCGTCATTTTGAATTCCACGGGCATAACGACTACGACCTCGGCGTGGCGAATGTGATGGAAGCCCTCCGAGCGGGCGTACACGGTCTGCACCTGACGGTGAACGGTATGGGCGAGCGCACGGGTAACGCGCCACTCGCGAGTACTATCGCCGTGATCAACGACATGCTGCCTGAATGTGCGACTGCGGTGAACGAAAAATCGCTCTATTCGATCAGCAAGCTCGTGGAGACATTCTCCGGTATACGCATTCCGGCCAACAAGCCGATTGTCGGGGAGAGCGTTTTTACGCAAACGGCCGGTATTCATGCGGATGGCGATAAAAAGAACAACCTGTATTTCAGCAAACTGATGCCTGAGCGCTTTGGTCGCCAGCGCCTGTATGCATTGGGTAAAACTTCCGGAAAGGCGAATATCGAAAACAACCTGCGCGATCTGGGTATTTCACTATCAGACGCGGACCTTAAAAAGGTAACACAGCGGATCATCGAGCTGGGCGACAAGAAGGAAGTGGTAACACCGGAGGACCTGCCGTATATTATTTCCGACATTCTCGACAGCAATGCGGTTGAAGAGAAAGTGGTGATTACCAACTATGTGCTCACGCATTCGAAAAACCTGAAACCTTCCGCCACATTGCAGATTTGTTTTGGTGAAGAGGTTTTTGAAGAAAACGCACAGGGCGACGGCCAGTACGACGCATTCATGAATGCATTGAAGAAGATCTACGCAAAAAAGGGAATCGACCTGCCGATGCTGACCGATTACACCGTGCGCATTCCGCCAGGTGGTAAAACCGACGCCTTGTGCGAAACGATCATTACCTGGGAAATCAATGGTAAGGAGGTCAAAACGCGCGGTTTGGATTCGGACCAGACTTTCGCGGCGATCCAGGCTACCCAGAAAATGCTGAACCTGATCGGCGTGCCCGAAAACAAGATTACCCCCGAGCCATTAGCAGATGCATTGTCGTAA
- the leuB gene encoding 3-isopropylmalate dehydrogenase — protein MKKHILIVPGDGIGQEVTEVGKAVLVKIAEKFGYEFTYDEALMGHVAIEATGNPLPDETLEKMRNSDAILFGAVGHPKYDNDPTAKVRPEQGLLKMRKELGLYANLRPIKLFDELLGASSIRPEILKGSDILFFRELTGDIYFGEKGRKNDNNTAYDLAEYSRFEVERIGRKAFEAARTRGKRLCSVDKANVLETSRLWREVIQALAPEYPDVTVEHQFVDAAAMMLIKDPKRFDVVVTANLFGDILTDEASQIAGSMGMLASASVGDSTGVYEPIHGSAHDITGKGIANPLASVLSAALLLDISFGLKEESEAIISAVDKLLKDGFRTRDIADASTPADKILNTQQAGEELLKRI, from the coding sequence ATGAAAAAGCATATCCTTATCGTTCCGGGCGACGGAATCGGACAAGAAGTTACTGAGGTAGGAAAGGCAGTGTTGGTAAAAATCGCCGAAAAATTCGGCTATGAATTCACTTACGACGAGGCATTGATGGGCCACGTGGCTATTGAAGCGACCGGCAACCCGCTTCCTGACGAAACCCTCGAAAAAATGCGTAATTCCGACGCGATCCTCTTTGGCGCCGTTGGTCACCCGAAATATGACAATGATCCTACTGCCAAAGTCCGCCCGGAACAAGGTTTGCTGAAAATGCGTAAGGAGCTGGGTTTGTACGCCAATCTTCGTCCGATCAAGCTGTTCGACGAGCTTTTGGGTGCATCTTCTATCCGCCCCGAAATCCTGAAAGGTTCGGACATCCTATTCTTCCGGGAACTGACAGGCGATATTTATTTTGGGGAAAAAGGTCGTAAAAACGACAATAACACCGCTTACGACCTGGCAGAATATAGCCGTTTCGAGGTAGAGCGTATCGGCCGCAAGGCATTCGAAGCCGCCCGTACGCGTGGAAAGCGTCTCTGCTCAGTGGATAAGGCGAACGTTTTGGAAACCAGCCGTTTGTGGCGCGAGGTGATCCAGGCTCTTGCCCCTGAATATCCCGATGTAACGGTCGAGCACCAGTTTGTCGATGCTGCTGCGATGATGCTGATTAAAGATCCCAAGCGTTTCGATGTGGTTGTGACGGCCAACTTGTTCGGGGATATTCTTACCGACGAGGCAAGTCAGATCGCCGGGTCGATGGGAATGCTCGCTTCGGCGTCTGTCGGTGACAGCACCGGAGTTTATGAACCGATCCATGGCTCCGCGCACGACATTACCGGCAAAGGCATTGCAAACCCCTTGGCGTCAGTCCTTTCGGCCGCATTGCTGCTCGATATATCATTTGGTTTGAAAGAAGAATCGGAAGCGATTATTTCGGCGGTTGACAAGTTGCTGAAAGATGGTTTCAGAACCCGCGACATCGCCGATGCATCGACTCCGGCGGATAAGATTCTGAATACACAACAAGCTGGCGAAGAGCTTTTGAAAAGAATCTAA
- a CDS encoding 2-isopropylmalate synthase has translation MSNRVQIFDTTLRDGEQVPGSQLTTEEKIVVATQLEKLGVDIIEAGFPVSSPGDFRSVVEISKAVREPIICALSRAVQGDIDAAADALQYANRARIHTGIGSSDIHIQHKFNTTREKIIERAIAATKYAKSKVEDVEFYCEDAGRADLVFLSQLVEAVIGAGATVVNIPDTTGYCLPDEYGNKIKYIFEHVSNIHKATISIHCHNDLGLATANSIAGINQGARQVEVTINGIGERAGNTSLEEVVMALKVHQELGLETGINTQHIYPTSQLVSKMMRMPVQANKAIVGRNAFAHSSGIHQDGFLKNNLNYEIMNPHDVGVDKSDIVLTARSGRHALKHRLELLGFSFEKPVLDELYTRFLEVADIKKEVNDGDLVELVRTAEAV, from the coding sequence ATGAGTAATCGAGTTCAGATCTTCGACACTACTTTACGAGACGGCGAGCAGGTTCCTGGCAGCCAATTGACCACAGAAGAGAAAATCGTGGTTGCCACACAACTCGAAAAGCTGGGGGTAGATATTATCGAAGCCGGTTTCCCGGTTTCAAGTCCGGGAGATTTTCGTTCTGTGGTAGAAATCTCCAAAGCAGTACGTGAGCCCATCATTTGTGCGCTTTCACGTGCGGTGCAAGGCGACATCGACGCAGCCGCGGATGCATTGCAGTATGCAAATCGGGCACGGATTCACACGGGTATCGGCTCTTCCGATATTCACATCCAGCATAAATTCAATACTACCCGCGAAAAGATCATCGAAAGAGCGATCGCGGCTACGAAATATGCTAAGTCAAAAGTGGAGGATGTGGAATTTTACTGCGAAGACGCCGGCCGCGCAGACCTCGTTTTCCTTTCACAACTCGTAGAAGCGGTAATCGGCGCCGGAGCGACGGTGGTAAACATCCCTGACACAACAGGTTACTGCCTGCCCGACGAGTACGGAAACAAAATCAAATACATTTTCGAACACGTCTCGAACATTCATAAAGCGACCATCTCGATCCACTGCCATAACGACCTTGGCCTGGCGACCGCAAATTCGATCGCGGGTATCAACCAGGGAGCACGTCAGGTGGAGGTAACCATCAACGGTATCGGCGAACGCGCCGGTAACACGTCGCTGGAAGAAGTGGTAATGGCGTTGAAAGTGCACCAGGAATTGGGCTTGGAAACAGGCATTAACACCCAGCATATTTATCCGACCAGCCAGCTGGTTTCGAAAATGATGCGTATGCCGGTGCAGGCGAACAAGGCTATCGTGGGCCGTAATGCGTTCGCGCATTCATCGGGTATCCACCAGGACGGCTTCCTGAAAAACAACCTGAATTACGAAATCATGAACCCGCATGACGTGGGTGTCGATAAGTCCGACATCGTGCTGACGGCCCGCAGCGGTCGGCACGCATTGAAGCACCGTCTGGAATTGCTGGGATTCTCATTTGAAAAACCGGTCCTGGATGAGTTGTATACGCGCTTCCTGGAAGTAGCCGATATCAAGAAAGAAGTAAACGACGGGGATCTGGTTGAGCTGGTGCGTACAGCGGAGGCAGTTTAA
- a CDS encoding GAF domain-containing protein, translated as MAETLSIPTATNRAEIYEALYPQIKALIADESDLIANLANITAVMKEAFGFFWVGFYLVKEGQLVLGPFQGPIACTRIPFHKGVCGAAYTRAETIIVPDVEQFPGHIACSSASRSEIVVPVFHRNGTVAMVLDVDSDQLDDFNETDREELERITGLITGKL; from the coding sequence ATGGCAGAGACATTATCAATACCGACAGCTACAAACAGGGCTGAAATTTACGAAGCACTTTATCCGCAAATAAAAGCACTTATCGCCGACGAAAGCGACCTTATTGCCAATCTCGCCAATATAACCGCTGTTATGAAGGAAGCGTTCGGGTTTTTCTGGGTAGGATTTTATCTGGTAAAAGAAGGGCAACTCGTGCTGGGGCCATTTCAGGGTCCCATTGCGTGTACACGCATACCGTTCCACAAGGGCGTATGTGGTGCCGCTTACACACGCGCGGAGACGATTATCGTACCTGATGTGGAACAGTTTCCGGGCCATATCGCATGCAGCTCGGCATCGCGCTCGGAGATAGTGGTGCCGGTTTTTCACAGAAACGGGACAGTAGCGATGGTATTGGACGTAGATAGCGACCAACTGGATGATTTTAACGAAACGGATCGGGAAGAATTAGAAAGAATCACAGGCCTGATTACGGGAAAGCTGTGA
- a CDS encoding muconolactone Delta-isomerase family protein, which produces MSQYMVEIQLPAVMSEDFTAKIPAQRKKINELMEQGRLMSYALSDDYSRLWCVVRAESEFEVMSLVSEFPLIDYMDPKITKLMFNNVVALRLPMFSLN; this is translated from the coding sequence ATGAGCCAATATATGGTTGAAATCCAGCTCCCGGCTGTCATGTCGGAAGATTTCACGGCCAAAATACCCGCTCAGAGAAAAAAGATTAATGAACTGATGGAGCAGGGAAGGCTGATGTCCTACGCTTTGTCGGATGATTATTCCCGCCTCTGGTGTGTGGTTAGAGCAGAAAGTGAATTTGAAGTAATGTCCCTCGTTTCAGAATTTCCGCTGATCGATTATATGGATCCTAAAATAACCAAACTCATGTTTAATAACGTGGTAGCGCTTCGCTTGCCCATGTTTTCATTGAACTGA
- a CDS encoding RNA polymerase sigma factor — MTFNEQELVKGCKQRNRVAQKQLYDVFGGKLFAICLRYTKNRADAEDVLQDAFIKIYENIDSFRNDSPLEYWLRSVVVNTALNHLRQQKYLKELDDIDIHHNGVADREFTLGNFQMQQLMEMIRELPPGCQTIFNLYAIEGYQHNEIAQMLGISEGTSKSQYSRARTLLQHKLNKEKRFDDGSVQHKQF; from the coding sequence ATGACGTTTAACGAACAGGAATTGGTGAAAGGCTGCAAGCAGCGCAACCGGGTCGCCCAGAAACAGCTATATGATGTTTTCGGGGGTAAGTTGTTCGCTATTTGCCTGCGCTACACGAAAAACCGTGCCGACGCGGAAGATGTTTTGCAGGACGCCTTTATCAAAATTTATGAAAACATCGATTCATTCAGGAATGATAGTCCGCTGGAATATTGGCTGAGATCGGTAGTGGTGAATACAGCGCTGAACCATTTACGACAGCAGAAATACCTGAAAGAACTCGACGATATAGATATACACCACAATGGCGTAGCCGACAGGGAGTTTACGCTGGGTAATTTCCAGATGCAGCAGTTGATGGAGATGATCCGTGAACTGCCGCCCGGCTGCCAGACGATCTTTAATCTGTATGCGATTGAAGGTTATCAGCACAACGAGATCGCCCAGATGTTGGGTATCTCCGAAGGAACGTCCAAGTCGCAATACTCGCGGGCAAGGACATTGCTTCAACACAAATTGAACAAAGAAAAAAGATTTGATGATGGATCCGTCCAACATAAACAATTTTGA
- a CDS encoding outer membrane beta-barrel protein yields the protein MDPSNINNFEDQWKKALQEASETPPPSVWEGIEAHLDREQEKVVPLWWRSPRMWYAAASIAVLLLVGGGLWFSGGTTDNKPHVAVTMKPAREADEKNTGSVNEAPVVIEIQETEKLASGDGANVPSRHKAASSETLSKAGAGANAGAVAKKSRAASDEPHAEQVHIASTNVPQKPAVSSGSDNIVNTAEPVTQNSLPEQVASAEVGGSGNAARSENRSISVELLATLPYNDLDVYVQKRHVFFRPEIQVEEPVKPKKQKEYYAGIGIMPASFNPDVQLKEAPTAFLAQSVSQKRAVTGSNEARASYAVQTQGGVRLSKHWSLETGLSYLRGNSNYEGGGYVLSAYNSAAANVLENALAANSPALADKTASFNNGALYIDVAKKVRNNYQYLQLPVQAGFTLNPDKKLSYSVLGGMMANFFLVNELESASGDIIRTTASDEIYRGMNWAATTGLRFNYKFSAKWGANLTGSYQKAVSSGFRANQSLDSHPYLYGVSWSVRYSF from the coding sequence ATGGATCCGTCCAACATAAACAATTTTGAAGACCAGTGGAAGAAGGCCCTGCAAGAGGCTTCTGAAACTCCCCCGCCGTCGGTGTGGGAGGGAATAGAAGCACACCTTGACAGGGAGCAGGAAAAAGTCGTCCCGCTTTGGTGGCGTTCGCCTAGGATGTGGTACGCGGCTGCGTCGATCGCGGTATTGCTGCTTGTTGGTGGCGGGCTATGGTTTTCAGGTGGTACAACAGATAATAAGCCACATGTGGCAGTAACCATGAAGCCTGCCCGGGAAGCGGATGAAAAAAATACCGGTTCCGTTAATGAAGCGCCGGTAGTTATTGAAATTCAGGAAACGGAGAAGCTGGCATCCGGTGATGGGGCAAACGTTCCCTCGAGGCATAAGGCTGCGTCATCGGAAACACTTTCGAAAGCGGGCGCCGGAGCAAATGCAGGTGCTGTTGCCAAAAAATCCCGGGCTGCGTCTGATGAACCTCACGCGGAACAGGTGCATATAGCTTCGACCAATGTTCCTCAAAAACCTGCTGTTTCGAGCGGTTCAGATAATATAGTGAATACGGCCGAACCGGTTACTCAAAATTCGTTGCCTGAACAAGTTGCATCGGCGGAAGTGGGTGGAAGCGGTAATGCGGCGAGAAGCGAAAACCGTTCGATTTCAGTTGAGCTGCTGGCGACGCTGCCTTATAATGACCTGGACGTCTACGTTCAGAAACGGCATGTATTTTTCCGCCCTGAAATACAGGTTGAGGAACCCGTTAAACCTAAAAAGCAGAAAGAATACTACGCGGGAATCGGCATCATGCCGGCCTCTTTTAACCCCGATGTGCAGCTGAAAGAAGCCCCAACGGCGTTCTTGGCTCAATCGGTAAGTCAAAAGCGTGCGGTAACCGGGTCCAATGAGGCGCGTGCCTCTTATGCCGTGCAAACACAGGGCGGTGTACGCTTGTCGAAGCATTGGTCCCTCGAAACAGGTTTAAGTTATCTTCGCGGGAATTCCAATTACGAGGGCGGAGGCTATGTATTGAGTGCCTACAACAGCGCTGCGGCCAATGTCCTCGAAAATGCGCTGGCTGCCAACAGTCCTGCTTTGGCCGACAAGACGGCCAGTTTCAATAATGGCGCATTGTATATCGATGTCGCCAAAAAAGTGCGGAACAACTATCAATACCTGCAACTGCCGGTTCAGGCGGGCTTTACGCTGAATCCTGACAAGAAACTGAGCTATTCGGTACTCGGTGGAATGATGGCGAATTTCTTTTTGGTAAATGAACTGGAATCGGCTTCGGGAGACATTATCAGGACAACCGCCAGCGATGAAATTTACCGCGGTATGAATTGGGCCGCGACAACCGGATTGAGGTTCAATTACAAATTTTCGGCGAAATGGGGCGCTAACCTGACAGGCTCGTATCAAAAAGCGGTGTCGTCTGGTTTTAGGGCTAACCAAAGCCTCGACTCGCATCCTTATTTATATGGCGTTTCGTGGTCTGTTCGCTATTCTTTTTGA
- a CDS encoding serpin family protein has translation MKISKKSITMSVLAAALFLGCANDGSVDPGNEVNPVEIPAAVSNGTISFAFDFIHALQETQPANENLFVSPLSLHMALGMLLNGAGSETAQEIQKGLKMDAVALTELNAAYKTLIRDLPVADSKVSLGLANSVWYRNDFSVENNFQSVLKDSFESEVIGLPFDDAAKDRINKWASDKTKGKIKKVLDQIKSDHVMFLLNALYFKGDWKSRFDSKRTQDAPFKLENGESKNVKMMYVSSDFKTGNVDNFVAVQLPYANGQFNMTLLIPRDQAKVDDVLKSITGDSWSKLNSGMQESGVTVGLPRFTLEYSAQMKETLQKLGIQKVFKDEADLSKINNSSKLFVDFIKQDTYLGIDERGTEAAAVTSVGAITTSAAPEPPRYICDRPFGLVISENTSNTILFIGRIKNPDSK, from the coding sequence ATGAAAATTTCAAAGAAATCGATCACAATGTCCGTGTTGGCTGCCGCTCTTTTTCTGGGCTGTGCCAACGACGGCAGTGTTGATCCCGGCAACGAGGTAAATCCGGTGGAAATACCGGCCGCCGTTTCAAACGGGACAATTTCCTTCGCCTTTGATTTTATTCATGCATTACAGGAAACCCAACCTGCAAACGAAAATCTGTTTGTTTCGCCACTAAGCCTGCATATGGCTTTGGGAATGCTTTTGAATGGCGCCGGAAGCGAAACCGCGCAGGAAATTCAAAAGGGCTTGAAAATGGATGCCGTCGCATTAACGGAATTAAATGCGGCTTATAAAACATTAATCAGAGATTTGCCGGTGGCCGATTCTAAGGTCAGTCTTGGATTGGCAAATTCGGTTTGGTACAGGAACGACTTTTCTGTTGAAAATAATTTTCAATCCGTTTTAAAAGACTCATTTGAATCGGAAGTAATTGGTTTACCATTTGACGATGCTGCTAAGGACCGTATTAACAAATGGGCCAGCGACAAGACAAAAGGAAAGATCAAAAAGGTTTTGGACCAGATCAAATCCGATCATGTAATGTTCCTTTTGAATGCATTGTATTTTAAGGGAGACTGGAAATCCAGGTTTGATTCAAAGAGAACGCAGGACGCACCATTCAAGCTCGAAAACGGGGAAAGTAAGAATGTAAAAATGATGTATGTGTCGTCCGATTTTAAAACGGGTAATGTCGACAATTTCGTTGCAGTACAGCTTCCCTACGCGAACGGGCAATTCAATATGACATTACTGATTCCGAGAGATCAGGCCAAAGTGGATGATGTGCTGAAAAGCATCACCGGTGACAGTTGGTCAAAATTGAACAGCGGGATGCAGGAGAGCGGAGTAACAGTCGGGCTGCCCAGGTTTACTCTCGAATATTCCGCACAAATGAAGGAAACTTTGCAGAAGTTGGGTATTCAGAAGGTTTTTAAGGATGAAGCGGATCTCAGTAAGATCAATAATTCTTCAAAACTGTTTGTCGATTTCATAAAACAGGACACTTATCTGGGCATTGACGAGCGGGGAACGGAAGCAGCGGCGGTAACATCGGTAGGCGCTATTACTACATCAGCCGCGCCCGAACCACCCAGATACATTTGTGACCGCCCATTCGGATTGGTGATCAGCGAAAACACTTCCAACACCATTCTGTTCATTGGAAGGATTAAAAATCCGGATTCGAAATAG
- a CDS encoding glycosyltransferase family protein — translation MRILFLVQGEGRGHLTQAISLGQILRSAGHKVVGAMVGTSPGRNIPSFFQEQIFAPVHHFAAPNIIYKAHGGGMNVGRTIATHLAHLPKYLKSLHRIHETVRQINPDLIVSFYDTYGGLYNMIYRSGIPMICIAHQYLLLHPKFIFPKNSRVNQFLINLNSKSTSWLSAKRLALSFREMPSAPERKINVVPPLLRKEVTRLIPQEGTFILVYMTHHSLSKQVIDWHLKHKDVQLHCFWDNAGASEEFVFDDTLTFHQINSEKYLRMLATCRALVTTAGFESVCEAMYLGKPVMMVPVPNHFEQECNAIDGVIAGAGVMSKSFDLSVIFDYLPKHIDQSGKFRAWYHRGQQLFVKEIADFEKSIDIRRKMQSEI, via the coding sequence ATGAGAATCCTTTTTCTGGTTCAGGGAGAAGGCCGGGGGCATCTGACGCAAGCTATTTCGCTCGGCCAGATCCTGCGCAGCGCAGGACATAAAGTGGTGGGTGCGATGGTGGGGACATCTCCGGGCCGGAATATTCCTTCGTTTTTTCAGGAGCAGATCTTCGCGCCGGTACATCATTTCGCCGCGCCCAATATCATTTACAAGGCCCACGGCGGCGGCATGAATGTGGGCCGTACAATCGCCACCCACCTGGCACATTTGCCTAAATACCTCAAAAGCCTCCATCGCATCCATGAAACAGTCCGCCAGATCAATCCGGACCTGATTGTAAGCTTTTACGACACTTATGGCGGGCTCTATAATATGATTTATCGCTCGGGCATACCGATGATCTGCATTGCGCACCAGTATTTGTTGCTTCATCCGAAATTTATTTTTCCAAAAAACAGCCGGGTAAACCAGTTTCTGATCAACCTGAACTCGAAATCGACGTCGTGGCTTTCGGCGAAGCGGCTTGCATTATCGTTTCGTGAAATGCCCTCGGCGCCGGAACGGAAAATTAACGTAGTGCCGCCATTGCTGCGCAAGGAAGTCACCCGGTTAATTCCTCAAGAAGGAACGTTCATACTCGTTTATATGACACACCACAGCCTGAGTAAGCAGGTGATCGACTGGCATTTGAAACATAAGGACGTACAACTACATTGCTTCTGGGACAATGCCGGCGCTTCGGAGGAATTTGTATTCGACGATACACTCACATTTCATCAGATAAACAGCGAAAAATACCTGAGAATGCTGGCTACCTGTCGTGCGTTGGTTACTACCGCGGGCTTCGAATCCGTTTGCGAGGCAATGTACCTGGGTAAGCCGGTGATGATGGTGCCCGTCCCCAATCATTTCGAGCAGGAGTGCAATGCGATAGACGGCGTAATCGCGGGAGCCGGTGTGATGTCAAAATCGTTCGACTTATCGGTGATCTTCGATTATCTGCCGAAACATATCGATCAATCCGGGAAATTCAGGGCATGGTACCACCGCGGGCAGCAGCTATTTGTGAAGGAAATTGCGGACTTCGAGAAATCGATCGATATCAGGCGGAAAATGCAGTCGGAGATCTGA
- a CDS encoding UDP-2,3-diacylglucosamine diphosphatase, whose translation MGDTTHFRTIIISDIHLGAGGSKAEEVTNFLKSYTCKKLILNGDIIDAWQLKKYGVWKRKHTLFFKRVLKMIEEHKTKVIYIRGNHDDFLDQIIPLRLGKHFQIRKDYVLTSGAQRFYVTHGDVFDSITTHLKWLAYLGDIGYTFLLWVNKFYNKYRTWRGLSYYSLSQRVKQSVKMAVNYMTDFEEKLTELARSRNCDGVICGHIHHPAIREIDGIKYMNSGDWVETLSALVEDFDGNWSLLYYDQQTIIEKPVKQTNTKKVVENFPGLEKQVAFTGFLMGRNQRYL comes from the coding sequence ATGGGAGATACAACTCACTTTCGGACTATCATCATTTCTGACATTCACCTCGGAGCAGGAGGGTCGAAGGCAGAAGAGGTCACCAATTTCCTGAAAAGCTATACGTGCAAAAAGCTAATCCTGAACGGCGACATCATCGACGCGTGGCAACTGAAAAAGTATGGTGTATGGAAACGCAAACATACGCTGTTTTTCAAACGCGTACTAAAAATGATAGAAGAGCATAAAACGAAAGTGATTTACATTCGCGGTAACCACGACGATTTCCTCGATCAGATCATCCCACTGCGCCTCGGCAAACATTTTCAAATCCGTAAAGACTATGTGCTGACATCGGGCGCCCAAAGATTTTATGTGACGCATGGCGATGTTTTCGACTCCATTACCACGCATTTGAAATGGCTGGCCTACCTTGGCGATATAGGCTATACGTTCCTGTTGTGGGTTAATAAATTTTACAACAAATATCGCACATGGCGCGGGCTCTCCTATTACTCTTTGTCGCAACGTGTGAAGCAGTCGGTAAAAATGGCTGTGAACTACATGACCGACTTCGAAGAGAAACTTACAGAGCTCGCCCGTTCACGCAATTGCGACGGCGTCATCTGCGGGCATATCCATCATCCGGCGATCCGCGAGATCGACGGTATCAAATACATGAATTCCGGCGACTGGGTCGAGACATTGAGTGCATTGGTGGAAGACTTCGACGGCAACTGGAGCCTGCTCTATTACGATCAGCAAACGATCATCGAAAAGCCCGTAAAGCAAACAAATACCAAAAAAGTCGTTGAAAACTTCCCCGGCCTCGAAAAGCAGGTAGCGTTCACCGGTTTTCTGATGGGGCGGAATCAACGCTATCTGTAA